A region of Bombyx mori chromosome 13, ASM3026992v2 DNA encodes the following proteins:
- the LOC101746432 gene encoding teneurin-a isoform X3: MTMKSLKYSEREDMMEGFSPVPPPLPRRQPVRNIYAEPFVDPRLGGAAMSSGMGGGTLGSGHCQLANQPLVMPVFPLRASQPSPVPVYSPSRFHIDKRCQHRCTWKCLAIAMICLCVILAAMLAYFIALSSIKSNIDNSNCILVQDVKAVTHAQGIRDSLSTSSPSDESLSTSSLGGWSTTAESALESAIIPQQAQQAAPPPWSPALEVREFDELHSATIPAYQFWSSEFRNKQPAYVSLNFTVPWGANFAVYGRRNVAPSVTQYDFVEFIRGGRVDHRFRRRRSPYVPEPQEQKLNDWEALLSTINPYHKWNHTINKRSTDMRVNVSILQYLDTGRWFISLYNDELQPHHVEMIVSEAEGVTNSCPDDCSNHGSCYLGKCECRDGYEGHDCSKSVCPVLCSGHGTYAGGICHCSEGWKGSECDIPAHDCEPADCSGRGQCIAGLCHCKAGWKGPKCDEEDCLDPTCGGHGSCVRGRCVCRAGWRGAACTERDARVQRCLPACSQRGIYDLDAGRCVCDPLYTGDDCSQVVCSLDCGPHGVCAEGVCRCDEGWTGAICDQRPCDSRCHEHGQCKNGTCVCTQGWNGRHCTLPGCPNGCSRHGQCLLEDGVYRCSCAEGWAGSDCSIALELSCNDNEDNDEDGMTDCSDSECCSRPECAEHIMCLASNDPVEVLLRKQPPSVTASFYQRVKFLIEENSVQSYAHMDEYSESEFWNSFTPCRVSVMRGQVVSPQGLGIIGIRVSVDREARFGFTLTRQGGWFDVLVNGGGAVTLQFQRSPFKPLRKTVFVPWNQIVVLPPVQMELSDDNVKVPTPRAPPRIDWSPSPQWWEVESPPCAAHDHERLRPEVVAVPPLAAPAASSATTTTVIYPEAQIVSESIGIPGSSVKLTYRSSQAAGYLSCVHIQLTRRIVPAALSRVHVRVEIEGSLHTQTYEADPDLTHVFAWSKRNVYKQKVYGQAQAKISIGYEYSSCASIVWETQTATLAGFGVDISDIGGWGLDIHHHYNFHEGILQKGDGALLHLKQYPRTVQVVMGTGLQRALDCPDHCNGKAADSRLLTPTALTSGPDGSLYVGDFNLVRRITPEGVVITVLKLETTQMAYQYYICISPADGYLYISDSERHQVRRVLALEKVRDPSVNSEPVVGNGDRCVPGDDSNCGDEGPAIKAKLAHPKGLAIAADRTMYIADGTNIRAVDPNGIIHTLVGHHGHHNHWSPVPCRGAIPPYEAQLQWPTGVALSPLDGSLYFIDDRIILKLTVDMKIKVIAGQPSHCRLTSDGKPITKATNKTNTEFKEDSNLGTILAIAFAPSGILYVAESDSKKTNTIKTIDPSGKIMHFAGKLPENLKELSCECNMTMSATAVPLNNRDEGAGCPCRLSVAAGDEPPTSTETLLSSNAKFQTISALAVTPDGVLNVVDQGSLHILALRHYLPSHDENGEFRIPYPPTSEIYVFNRYGQHITTKDLTSSKTRYSFLYSKNTSFGKLSTVTDASGNKIQLLRDYSNVVSSIENTQDHKLELKISGIGYLTKIAEKGTSDMEFDYDTSTGLLNSRSGAGETVIYNYDELGRVTKIIMPSGEQVLITSGLAKNYGLAVTVSNPASSIPIGVAKKCEYILHGQSFKQITINNGKQITEGRIFTNNTLVLDTPWSGKLESIAAAKHPLLEAALPIEAEMLHMWSHQTTTFGDGLTNNMYSLYTLVGDVRNPQQTLNREIWVNDSRVLIIEFDQFKSKETFFNTDRNLLFTISYDVAGLPLSFNPHGAGMPLNISYDRFYRINGWKWGESEETYSYDPHGMLSEISSPQDGTKFIYYNEGNLVSKITLASQRSFKYTYDKEGGLTHVILPSGSNHTFSVQPSIGFLRVTYTPSGSSKKYLQHYSHTGELLQTVFPGDGARVVYRYFTTNKVSEVIHGDGQTQIHYSENSGLPSEILHVDRDVDYRWEFTYIGGLLTEERLDYGAKTGLSNAKIIYEYDSNYRITSVQGRIGGQTLIPYHIVYNSKTGAPEILGQFTVSKQRWNETSVYDGIAMFSRVLNDQFLEKEVSVNIHRMEVFRMEFSYDRHGRISQTRTHTRNVGVNTYTNVKNYTWDCDGQLTGVEAQEPWGFRYDDNGNMLSLTYRGNTIPMEYNDMDRIIKFGEGQYRYDSRGLVSQNAREERFQYNSKGLLIRATKRGRFDVRYYYDHLDRLSTRKDNFGNVTQFFYTNKEKPHEVSHIYSPRENRFMTLVYDDRGHLIYTQVARHKYYIATDQCGTPVMVFNQYGEGIREIMRSPYGHIVYDSNPYLYLPVDFCGGLLDQVTSLVHMANGKVYDPLIGQWMSPLWENLIERIHNPTELHLYRFNGNDPINVRPQFKKPTDHLAWLKLLGYETKSLAPQLYPDELPGGSVLPSIPQGRPVWGTAPTASSPGLPFGMSLLPSVTIESGFLSHMSNKRIADFRSLSIPAMSALKTDALDLAPKRIGSDSEPPFGRGILVSRNSRGRAVVTAVPSANAIYRDVYTSVFNRSHLLPFSFVVHGDQQDVFYFVKEETWRAADDKQQLKRMQGKLNVTFHEVSEGGRSYADVKIHGQTSIVNLRYGTSAERERQRLLHHARAAAVRKAWHREREALRSGMGGSFEWSAAELDEIQKSGSVSGYEGEYVHDVARYPELAEDPYNIRFVKKRSDRAERRRRKREDCRAPWWLAWDDLC; encoded by the exons CTCTATCGTCAATTAAAAGTAATATAGACAATTCAAACTGCATTCTGGTACAAGATGTGAAAGCAGTGACACACGCACAGGGAATCAGAGATTCATTATCTACTTCGTCGCCATCAGATG AATCATTGTCAACTTCTTCATTGGGTGGATGGTCCACAACAGCAGAGTCAGCACTCGAATCAGCCATTATACCTCAACAAGCACAACAAGCAGCTCCTCCGCCATGGTCTCCAGCATTAGAAGTTCGAGAATTCGATGAATTGCATAGTGCCACAATACCCGCCTATCAGTTTTGGAGTTCAGAATTTAGGAACAAACAGCCTGCCTATGTCAGTCTAAATTTTACTGTACCTTGGGGAGCTAATTTTGCCGTTTATGGCAGACGAAATGTAGCACCTAGTGTTACACAATATGATTTTGTCGAATTTATACGCGGTGGCAGGGTAGACCATAGATTTAGAAGAAGGAGAAGTCCATATGTACCAGAACCACAAGAACAAAAACTAAACGACTGGGAGGCATTACTGAGCACGATCAATCCGTATCATAAATGGAATCACACTATAAATAAGAGATCAACTGATATGAGAGTCAACGTCAGTATTCTGCAGTATTTAGATACAGGCCGATGGTTTATATCTCTATATAATGATGAGCTACAACCGCATCATGTAGAAATGATAGTTTCTGAAGCGGAAGGAGTAACAAATTCTTGTCCCGATGACTGCTCTAATCATGGATCATGTTACTTAGGAAAATGCGAATGTAGAGATGGTTATGAGGGACACGACTGTTCTAAAA GTGTTTGTCCAGTATTGTGTTCAGGACACGGTACTTATGCCGGTGGAATATGTCATTGTTCCGAAGGTTGGAAAGGTTCAGAATGTGATATACCAGCTCATGATTGCGAACCTGCAGATTGCTCTGGACGTGGACAATGCATAGCTGGTTTATGCCATTGCAAAGCTGGTTGGAAAGGGCCCAAGTGTGATGAAG AGGATTGCCTGGATCCGACTTGTGGAGGTCATGGTTCGTGTGTTCGCGGTCGGTGTGTATGCCGTGCAGGATGGCGTGGCGCTGCTTGTACTGAGCGAGATGCGCGTGTTCAACGCTGCCTCCCAGCCTGTTCGCAACGTGGAATCTATGACCTCGATGCGGGGAGATGCGTTTGTGATCCACTTTATACAGGCGACGATTGTTCACAAG TTGTCTGTTCTCTGGACTGCGGTCCTCATGGAGTCTGCGCTGAAGGTGTATGCCGATGCGACGAAGGATGGACTGGAGCAATTTGTGATCAAAGGCCCTGTGACTCCCGCTGCCATGAGCACGGTCAATGCAAGAACGGAACTTGTGTTTGCACTCAAGGCTGGAACGGTCGACATTGTACTTTGC CGGGTTGTCCAAATGGATGTTCACGTCACGGTCAATGTCTGCTGGAAGATGGCGTCTACCGCTGCTCCTGTGCTGAAGGTTGGGCTGGAAGTGATTGCTCAATCGCTCTCGAACTTTCGTGTAACGACAACGAAGACAACGATGAAG ATGGCATGACGGACTGCTCGGACTCTGAATGCTGTAGCCGACCGGAGTGTGCTGAACATATCATGTGCCTAGCCTCCAACGACCCCGTAGAAGTTCTGCTACGAAAGCAACCTCCATCTGTCACGGCCTCCTTCTATCAACGAGTTAAGTTCCTCATCGAAGAAAATTCGGTGCAGAGCTACGCACACATGGACGAATATTCCGAAAG CGAGTTCTGGAATTCCTTTACACCATG CCGAGTGTCGGTGATGCGAGGGCAGGTGGTGTCACCTCAAGGACTCGGCATAATTGGCATCAGGGTCTCCGTGGATCGAGAGGCTCGCTTCGGATTTACCCTCACAAGACAGGGCGGATG GTTCGACGTACTTGTGAACGGGGGAGGAGCAGTGACCCTGCAGTTCCAGCGATCTCCTTTCAAGCCTCTTCGGAAGACTGTATTCGTTCCATGGAACCAAATAGTCGTATTGCCACCAGTGCAAATGGAACTAAGTGACGACAATGTCAAAGTGCCGACTCCAAG GGCTCCTCCGCGTATCGACTGGTCTCCAAGTCCTCAATGGTGGGAAGTCGAGTCACCACCGTGTGCAGCACATGACCACGAGCGACTCAGACCTGAAGTGGTAGCCGTACCACCACTGGCAGCACCAGCTGCATCTTCAGCAACGACTACCACCGTTATTTATCCGGAGGCGCAG ATCGTGAGCGAGTCTATTGGAATTCCTGGTTCATCAGTTAAATTGACATACAGATCTTCTCAAGCTGCGGGCTATCTATCTTGTGTCCATATCCAACTAACTCGCCGAATAGTACCTGCGGCTCTCTCAAGAGTACACGTCAGAGTTGAAATCGAAGGATCTTTACACACGCAGACTTATGAAGCGGATCCGGACCTAACTCATGTTTTCGCTTGGAGCAAAAGAAATGTTTATAAGCaaaag GTGTATGGTCAGGCACAAGCCAAGATTTCAATCGGCTATGAATATTCATCTTGCGCCTCGATAGTGTGGGAAACACAAACGGCTACTCTTGCTGGATTTGGTGTTGATATTTCGGATATTGGAGGATGGGGTCTAGACATACATCACCATTATAACTTCCACGAGGGTATACTACAAAAGGGAGACGGTGCCTTACTCCACTTAAAGCAATACCCTAGAACTGTACAG GTGGTAATGGGCACTGGACTGCAACGTGCTTTAGATTGTCCAGATCACTGTAACGGTAAAGCGGCTGATTCGCGTTTACTGACTCCAACGGCTCTAACGTCTGGACCTGATGGTTCCTTGTACGTTGGTGATTTTAACCTTGTACGACGCATCACCCCTGAAGGTGTTGTTATAACTGTTCTTAAGTTAGA AACCACCCAAATGGCTTACCAATACTATATCTGTATATCACCAGCTGATGGTTACCTATACATATCAGACTCAGAAAGACACCAAGTCCGAAGGGTTCTTGCATTAGAAAAAGTTCGAGATCCATCCGTTAATTCCGAACCAGTTGTTGGCAATGGTGATAGATGTGTACCAGGCGATGATTCTAATTGTGGTGATGAAGGACCTGCTATAAAGGCAAAGCTGGCGCATCCTAAag ggCTAGCGATAGCGGCTGATAGAACAATGTACATCGCGGATGGAACCAACATAAGAGCTGTAGATCCAAATGGCATCATTCACACACTAGTCGGCCACCACGGTCATCACAACCATTGGTCTCCTGTTCCATGTCGAGGAGCTATACCACCCTATGAAGCACAATTACAATGGCCAACTGGTGTGGCCTTATCTCCACTGGACGGATCTTTATActttattgatgatagaataatattgaaattgaccgTTGATATGAAAATCAAAGTAATAGCTGGTCAACCATCTCATTGTCGTTTAACAAGTGATGGCAAACCAATAACTAAAGCAACGAATAAAACGAACACTGAATTTAAGGAAGACTCCAATCTCGGTACAATTTTAGCTATTGCTTTTGCACCTAGTGGAATTTTATATGTTGCGGAATCTGACTCCAAGAAAACAAATACTATAAAAACGATTGATCCGTCCGGTAAAATAATGCACTTTGCGGGAAAATTACCGGAAAATCTGAAGGAATTAAGTTGTGAGTGCAATATGACGATGTCAGCTACCGCTGTTCCATTGAACAATAGAGACGAAGGGGCTGGTTGCCCTTGTCGTTTAAGTGTTGCTGCTGGAGACGAACCCCCGACGAGCACTGAAACACTACTATCTTCTAATGCAAAATTCCAAACAATATCGGCTTTAGCTGTTACCCCTGATGGAGTTCTTAACGTCGTTGATCAAG GCTCTCTTCATATTCTAGCACTAAGACATTATCTACCTTCTCATGACGAGAATGGTGAATTTCGAATTCCCTATCCACCGACTTCTGAAATTTATGTGTTTAATCGTTATGGACAACACATTACAACTAAAGACCTAACATCGAGTAAAACAAGATACTCATTTTTATATTCGAAAAACACTAGTTTCGGTAAACTATCAACGGTAACAGATGCTTCaggaaataaaatacaattactcCGCGATTATAGCAACGTTGTTAGTTCTATAGAGAACACACAAGACCACAAACTTGAACTAAAGATATCTGGAATCGGGTATCTCACCAAAATAGCCGAAAAGGGCACTTCAGATATGGAATTTGATTATGATACTAGTACGGGACTACTCAACAGCAGATCGGGG gcTGGAGAAACTGTTATTTATAACTACGACGAACTTGGAAGagtaactaaaataataatgccttctGGTGAACAAGTTCTTATAACTTCGGGACTAGCAAAGAATTATGGATTAGCGGTTACTGTATCTAATCCCGCTAGCTCAATACCTATTGGCGTTGCTAAGAAATGCGAATATATCTTACATGGTCAATCCTTTAAACAAATCACAATCAATAACGGCAAACAAATAACCGAAGGGCGCATTTTCACGAACAATACTTTAGTCCTTGATACGCCGTGGTCTGGTAAACTTGAGAGTATCGCAGCAGCCAAACATCCTTTATTGGAAGCTGCTTTGCCTATCGAAGCAGAAATGCTTCATATGTGGTCACATCAAACCACTACCTTCGGTGATGGACTAACTAATAACATGTATTCTCTCTATACATTAGTTGGCGATGTACGTAATCCACAACAGACATTGAATCGAGAGATTTGGGTAAATGACTCTCGAGTTTTAATAATCGAATTTGATCAATTCAAGAGCAAAGAAACATTTTTCAATACAGACAGAAACCTGCTTTTTACTATCTCGTACGATGTCGCCGGATTGCCATTATCATTTAATCCCCATGGCGCTGGTATGCCTCTAAATATTTCATATGATCGATTTTATAGAATCAACGGATGGAAGTGGGGTGAAAGTGAAGAAACTTATAGCTATGATCCTCATGGAATGCTCTCAGAAATATCGAGCCCGCAAGATGGtaccaaatttatttattataacgaAGGCAATCTTGTCTCCAAAATAACTCTGGCCAGTCAACGCAGTTTTAAGTACACATACGATAAGGAGGGCGGACTCACTCACGTGATCTTACCTTCTGGAAGCAACCACACATTTAGCGTACAACCCTCTATAGGATTTCTGAGAGTAACATATACACCTTCTGGTTCATCAAAGAAATATTTGCAGCATTATTCACACACAGGCGAACTCCTACAAACTGTTTTCCCGGGTGACGGAGCCAGAGTTGTATATCGTTATTTCACTACAAACAAAGTTTCTGAAGTTATTCACGGTGACGGACAAACTCAAATACATTATTCGGAAAACAGTGGTCTTCCATCAGAAATTTTACATGTTGATCGTGACGTAGATTATCGTTGGGAATTTACTTACATAGGAGGACTACTGACAGAAGAAAGATTAGATTATGGAGCGAAAACCGGTCTCAGCaatgcaaaaataatttatgagtATGACAGTAACTATAGAATAACTTCTGTGCAAGGACGCATTGGCGGTCAAACATTAATACCGTATCATATTGTATACAACAGCAAAACCGGTGCTCCAGAAATATTAGGTCAATTTACTGTTTCTAAACAAAGATGGAACGAGACGTCAGTGTATGACGGGATAGCGATGTTCTCACGAGTTTTAAATGACCAATTCTTAGAAAAGGAAGTATCTGTTAATATTCATAGAATGGAAGTGTTCAGAATGGAATTTTCATATGATAGACATGGACGAATTTCTCAAACGCGTACTCACACTAGAAACGTAGGAGTTAATACATACACCAACGTTAAGAACTATACATGGGACTGTGATGGTCAACTAACTGGAGTTGAAGCCCAGGAACCTTGGGGATTCAGATACGATGATAATGGAAATATGTTATCTTTGACGTACAGAGGAAACACTATCCCTATGGAATACAACGACATGGACCGTATTATCAAATTCGGCGAGGGACAATACAGATATGACAGTCGTGGCCTCGTATCTCAAAACGCCAGGGAGGAACGCTTCCAATACAATTCAAAGGGTTTGTTGATTAGGGCAACGAAGCGAGGAAGATTTGATGTTCGATATTACTATGATCATTTGGATAG aCTTTCAACAAGAAAAGACAACTTCGGTAATGTTACACAATTCTTCTACACGAACAAAGAAAAACCTCACGAAGTCAGCCATATTTACTCTCCGAGAGAAAATCGTTTTATGACATTGGTTTACGATGACAGAGGACATTTAATCTATACACAG gtTGCGCGTCATAAATATTACATTGCAACTGACCAATGTGGAACACCAGTAATGGTATTCAATCAGTACGGCGAAGGAATAAGAGAAATAATGAGATCACCATACGGGCACATAGTTTACGATTCTAATCCTTATCTATATTTACCCGTTGACTTTTGTGGAGGGTTGTTAGATCAAGTAACTTCATTAGTACACATGGCCAACGGAAAAGTATACGATCCGCTTATTGGGCAGTGGATGTCTCCGCTGTGGGAAAATTTAATAGAAAGGATTCATAACCCAACTGAACTACATTTGTACAGATTTAATGGAAATGACCCAATCAACGTTAGGCCACAATTTAAGAAGCCAACAG ATCACTTGGCATGGTTAAAACTACTGGGCTATGAGACTAAAAGCTTGGCTCCTCAATTGTATCCTGATGAACTTCCCGGTGGATCGGTACTACCCAGCATCCCTCAAGGACGACCTGTCTGGGGTACTGCGCCTACTGCAAGCAGTCCTGGTCTTCCATTTGGAATGTCGTTGCTTCCTAGTGTGACAATTGAATCTGGATTCCTATCTCACATGTCAAATAAAAGAATAGCAGACTTCAGAAGTTTATCGATTCCAGCTATGTCTGCCTTGAAAACAGATGCGCTCGATCTGGCTCCAAAACGCATCGGCTCCGATTCTGAACCACCCTTCGGAAGAGGCATTCTGGTGTCTCGAAACTCCCGAGGAAGGGCTGTCGTCACCGCCGTTCCATCCgccaacgccatctatcgcgaTGTTTATACATCTGTTTTCAATCGATCACATCTTTTACCGTTCTCTTTTGTCGTTCATGGCGACCAACAGGACGTATTTTACTTTGTAAAGGAAGAAACGTGGCGTGCCGCTGACGACAAACAACAACTGAAACGTATGCAGGGCAAGTTAAATGTTACATTCCACGAGGTATCTGAAGGAGGACGCTCATATGCAGACGTTAAGATTCACGGACAAACCAGTATTGTAAATCTTCGTTATGGAACGAGCGCCGAGAGGGAGAGACAGCGGTTGCTGCATCACGCTCGGGCGGCCGCGGTGCGCAAGGCGTGGCATCGTGAGCGTGAAGCCCTACGAAGCGGAATGGGCGGCTCCTTTGAATGGTCTGCTGCCGAACTGGATGAGATCCAGAAATCTGGTTCAGTATCTGGCTACGAGGGAGAATACGTCCACGACGTTGCAAGATATCCAGAATTAGCCGAGGACCCCTACAATATTAGATTCGTCAAGAAACGATCAGACCGAGCCGAACGCCGTCGACGGAAGCGCGAGGATTGTCGAGCGCCCTGGTGGCTCGCCTGGGACGATCTCTGCTAG